The following are from one region of the Variovorax sp. V213 genome:
- a CDS encoding phospholipase D family protein, whose amino-acid sequence MLKLIASSFPALRGLALRLVVPGLALVLAGCAGLPPRAAEPPTLSIAASPTTMLGRAAASLDAASDGLSSIRPLVEASFALDARIELMRRAQTSLDVQTYQLGNDKTGRLLLRELRDAARRGVRVRLLLDDFYTAGMDRLLLGLAAEPNAEVRLFNPFVNARDHSVTRWLEFFGDFRRLNHRMHNKLFVADGAMAIAGGRNLADEYFLRSEGANFIDFELLMAGPVVPEAARIFDTYWNSDVVYPLQRIAGASGGAEALKSEFEAATSPAHAPPPAPPSSTDLMGDPPLGAQLADFGRVKWMRADAHAAADSPYKALGTLASPAESLAARFHEMTATARSDVVVVSPYFIPGEEGMARIREGRARGVRISVITNSLADSDEPLVNINYNRYRVDMLKLGVNLYEVSTEQLKRNRQIRTLLKKARGRLHAKLALVDREWVLLGSMNLDPRSARLNTEFGVRVRSFELAQALLYAYQLDNIEGVYRVVLMPDGKNVQWIGTGDVDNEVLDSEPDSSLLTRLQLLLFSWFVPTDQL is encoded by the coding sequence GGTTCTCGCAGGTTGTGCCGGCCTTCCTCCGCGCGCGGCCGAGCCGCCGACGCTATCGATTGCAGCCTCGCCCACCACCATGCTTGGCCGCGCGGCGGCCAGCCTTGATGCCGCGAGCGACGGGTTGTCCAGCATCCGGCCACTGGTCGAGGCATCTTTTGCGCTCGATGCCCGCATCGAGCTGATGCGGCGGGCACAGACCTCGCTCGACGTTCAGACCTACCAGCTCGGCAACGACAAGACCGGCCGGCTGCTGCTGCGCGAACTGCGCGACGCCGCCCGGCGCGGCGTGCGGGTGCGGCTGCTGCTCGACGATTTCTATACCGCCGGCATGGACCGCCTGCTGCTCGGCCTTGCCGCGGAGCCCAATGCCGAGGTCCGGCTGTTCAACCCTTTCGTGAACGCCCGCGACCACTCGGTCACGCGGTGGCTGGAGTTCTTCGGCGATTTCCGCCGCCTCAACCATCGCATGCACAACAAGCTCTTCGTGGCCGACGGTGCCATGGCGATTGCCGGCGGCCGCAACCTGGCCGACGAGTATTTCTTGCGCAGCGAGGGCGCGAACTTCATCGATTTCGAACTGCTCATGGCCGGGCCCGTGGTGCCGGAAGCGGCTCGCATCTTCGACACCTACTGGAACAGCGACGTGGTCTACCCGCTGCAGCGGATCGCCGGCGCCAGCGGCGGTGCGGAAGCGCTGAAGTCCGAATTCGAAGCCGCCACCTCGCCGGCCCACGCCCCGCCGCCCGCCCCTCCCTCCAGCACCGACCTGATGGGTGACCCGCCACTCGGCGCGCAGCTGGCCGACTTCGGCCGGGTGAAATGGATGCGTGCCGACGCCCATGCCGCGGCCGACAGCCCCTACAAGGCACTGGGCACCCTCGCGTCCCCGGCCGAATCCCTTGCGGCGCGCTTTCATGAAATGACGGCCACCGCGCGCTCGGACGTGGTGGTGGTCTCGCCCTATTTCATTCCGGGCGAAGAGGGCATGGCGCGCATCCGGGAGGGCCGCGCGCGCGGCGTGCGCATCAGCGTCATCACCAATTCGCTGGCCGACAGCGACGAGCCGCTGGTCAACATCAACTACAACCGCTATCGCGTCGACATGCTGAAGCTGGGCGTGAACCTGTACGAGGTCAGCACCGAGCAGCTCAAGCGCAATCGCCAGATCCGAACCCTGCTCAAGAAAGCCCGCGGCCGCCTGCATGCCAAGCTGGCGCTGGTCGACCGCGAATGGGTGCTGCTCGGCTCCATGAACCTGGATCCCCGCTCTGCCCGGCTGAACACCGAGTTCGGGGTTCGCGTGCGCAGCTTCGAGCTGGCCCAGGCGCTGCTGTACGCCTACCAACTGGACAACATCGAGGGCGTCTACCGCGTGGTGCTCATGCCCGACGGCAAGAACGTGCAATGGATCGGCACCGGCGACGTGGACAACGAGGTGCTGGACAGCGAACCCGACTCCAGCCTGCTCACGCGGCTGCAGCTGCTGCTGTTCTCCTGGTTCGTGCCGACGGACCAGTTGTGA